Below is a window of Candidatus Nitrosotenuis uzonensis DNA.
TTTAGCTCGAATGTAAATCCACTTGGCTGCCCGCCGTCAGTTGCCAAAGCTCTAAGAAATGCCATGAACAGGATACCTATCTACCCCGATCCTGACTCAAAGGCATTAAAAGAAAAAATAGCAAAACATCTTGGAATACATCAGAGCAGAATAACTGTCGGAAACGGAGCCACCGAAATCATCTACAACTTTTGCCGTGCTACTCTGTGGAAAGGAAAATCTACTCTTATTCCAGCTCCGACTTTTGGTGAATACGAAGCAGCATCAAAACTGTGTGATGCAAGAATATCGTTTTTCAAAACCATGCGTCTACAGGATGACGTAAAAGAATTTGTCAGAAAAATACCTCAAGGGGGGATTGTATTTGTATGCAATCCTAACAACCCGACAGGAGAACTCATCCCAAAAGAGATTATGTTACAGATACTGCGCCGGGCAAAAAGAAAGCAAGCAACGATATTCATAGATGAGTGTTTTGCAGAGCTTACCACATCCCAAGAGTCGCTAGTAGGACATGTATCTGAATTTGAGAATCTCTTTGTTCTAAGATCGCTGACAAAATCATTTGGTCTTGCTGGACTTCGTATCGGCTACGGAATAGGAAACAAAAAGATTATCTCCGTACTAGAAAATATCAAAATCCCGTGGAATGTTAGCGGGATTGCACAAGAGGCTGCAGCGCTAGCGCTCAAAGAAAAAAAATTCCTTGCAAGGACGCAAAAGTTAATTCTTACAGAATCAGAATATTTGAAAAACTCTATCTCAAAGATTCCCGGGCTTTCTTGTTATGATTCCAAGACTAACTTTATTCTGATAAGGACAAAAATGCATTCTAATTTACTGCAAAAAAAGTTATTGAAGAAAGGAATTCTGGTGCGTGATTGTAGCACATTCAGGGGTCTTGATTCGCATTACATTCGCATCGCGGTAAGAACACACAAAGAAAACCTGATGCTAGTGAAAGCGTTAGGGAGTTAAGATGAGTCGCACATTGATGATCCAGGGTACTGCTTCTGGTGCTGGCAAGACTACACTGGTAGCGGCGTTTTGCAGAATACTTGCAAACAAAGGGTACAACGTGGCGCCATTCAAATCACAGAATATGTCAAACTACTCGTACAAATGGGATGGATTTGAGATATCGCAAGCACAGGCAATGCAAGCAATGGCTGCCAAGATTGAACCTTCGCCTCACATGAACCCGATACTGCTAAAACCTCTTGGAAACTATCGCAGCTCGATACTACTTCAAGGCAAATTCTACAAAAAGATGGATGCAAATGACTATTATGAAAAATTCGTCCTCAAACATGGCATGAGGGTGGCACTTGACTCGTTCAAAATACTGTCGCAAAAATATGATTTGGTGATTATGGAAGGTGCTGGCTCGCCGGCCGAAATTAACTTACAAAAATTCGATATTGCTAACATGCTGCTTGCAGAAAGACTGAACTCTCCGGTGATATTGGTCGCCGATATAGAAAAAGGCGGCTCCTTTGCAAGCATAATAGGTACAATGTCGTTGTTACCCAAAAAGCATCAGAAAATGGTAA
It encodes the following:
- the cobD gene encoding threonine-phosphate decarboxylase CobD, translating into MKLARNAVKHKRVPHGGLYSIPNPHSTILDFSSNVNPLGCPPSVAKALRNAMNRIPIYPDPDSKALKEKIAKHLGIHQSRITVGNGATEIIYNFCRATLWKGKSTLIPAPTFGEYEAASKLCDARISFFKTMRLQDDVKEFVRKIPQGGIVFVCNPNNPTGELIPKEIMLQILRRAKRKQATIFIDECFAELTTSQESLVGHVSEFENLFVLRSLTKSFGLAGLRIGYGIGNKKIISVLENIKIPWNVSGIAQEAAALALKEKKFLARTQKLILTESEYLKNSISKIPGLSCYDSKTNFILIRTKMHSNLLQKKLLKKGILVRDCSTFRGLDSHYIRIAVRTHKENLMLVKALGS
- a CDS encoding cobyric acid synthase, with product MSRTLMIQGTASGAGKTTLVAAFCRILANKGYNVAPFKSQNMSNYSYKWDGFEISQAQAMQAMAAKIEPSPHMNPILLKPLGNYRSSILLQGKFYKKMDANDYYEKFVLKHGMRVALDSFKILSQKYDLVIMEGAGSPAEINLQKFDIANMLLAERLNSPVILVADIEKGGSFASIIGTMSLLPKKHQKMVRGFLINKFQGNADLLKPGLRKIKQITSKSVLGVIPKIKMNLPNEDSLDDRIHLFNKGNRKKINSELDRLARTVSTHVDIKSIERLFA